Proteins from a genomic interval of Lolium perenne isolate Kyuss_39 chromosome 1, Kyuss_2.0, whole genome shotgun sequence:
- the LOC127307215 gene encoding uncharacterized protein yields MAHDPSLGYADYFAAPPGGGGVTLVPEVDAGGEHEMYGDGGSHHHSATAEMFGARGFGGMAPKAALDDVDGSSTISFFRAEQQQQQLQYQQMGRAPLSLSLHGQPDAVSPSTSFMLHHQQQQQQLGGEQLQHQTAWQAHGGGGGGWHLRGSRFLVPTQQLLQEVCSIPMEATAKQAAKKSAQEEAAGGGGGSSSSASWPPPSSTRIQSMDAAELQRLKARLYTMIEEVDRRYRRYREQMRAVAGSFEAVAGQQAAAVYTRMASRTISKHFRSVRDGVAAQVRAVRGALGEKDAGAAVPGMTRGETPRLRALDQCLRQHKAYHSGMLDSHPWRPQRGLPERAVSVLRAWLFEHFLHPYPSDVDKHILARQTGLSRSQVSNWFINARVRLWKPMVEEMYAEEMKDKEEGSGDGGHSTQQASDLGNPNPVGSYDGRGGEGGGEQKPTRAQLHLHDAGSLASVVSIGRGADQHGQALNFGIMDHLGFDPYEAAAAGFGGNGVSLTLGLQHQQQQYHGHGGVNVAAFAAASPSASTAHGGAAEYLFMAGDQQLGGGVHSSNSGQYGAGMPSDADAAASQQYHRGLSATGFHLLRDLAG; encoded by the exons ATGGCGCACGATCCGAGCCTGGGGTACGCGGACTACTTCGCGGCGCCGCCAGGAGGAGGCGGTGTCACGCTGGTGCCGGAGGTGGACGCCGGCGGGGAGCACGAGATGTACGGCGACGGAGGATCGCACCACCACTCCGCCACGGCGGAGATGTTCGGGGCGAGGGGCTTCGGCGGCATGGCGCCGAAGGCCGCGCTCGACGACGTGGACGGCTCGTCCACCATCAGCTTCTTCCGCGccgagcagcagcagcaacagctgcAGTACCAGCAGATGGGACGGGCGCCGCTGTCGCTCTCGCTCCACGGCCAGCCGGACGCCGTCTCGCCGTCGACGTCCTTCATGCTGCaccaccagcagcagcagcagcagctcggtGGTGAACAGCTGCAGCACCAGACGGCGTGGCAggcgcatggcggcggcggcggcgggtggcaCCTGCGCGGGTCCAGGTTCCTGGTCCCGACGCAGCAGCTCCTGCAGGAGGTCTGCAGCATCCCGATGGAGGCCACCGCCAAGCAGGCGGCGAAGAAGTCGGCGCAGGAAGAGgcagccggcggcggcggcggctcgtcgTCCTCCGCGTCGTGGCCGCCTCCGTCGTCGACGCGGATCCAGAGCATGGACGCCGCCGAGCTGCAGAGGCTCAAGGCCAGGCTCTACACCATGATCGAAGAG GTGGACAGGAGGTACCGGAGGTACCGCGAGCAGATGAGGGCGGTGGCGGGGTCCTTCGAGGCGGTCGCCGGGCAGCAGGCGGCGGCGGTGTACACCAGGATGGCGTCGCGGACCATCTCCAAGCACTTCCGGAGCGTCAGGGACGGCGTCGCGGCACAGGTCCGGGCGGTGCGCGGGGCGCTGGGGGAGAAGGACGCCGGGGCCGCCGTGCCCGGGATGACCAGGGGGGAGACGCCCAGGCTCAGGGCGCTGGACCAGTGCCTCAGGCAGCACAAGGCGTACCACTCCGGCATGCTCGACAGCCACCCGTGGCGCCCGCAGCGAGGACTGCCGGAGCGCGCCGTCTCCGTCCTCCGTGCCTGGCTCTTCGAGCACTTCCTCCACCC GTACCCGAGCGACGTGGATAAGCACATCCTGGCGCGGCAGACGGGCCTATCACGGAGCCAA GTTTCGAATTGGTTCATCAACGCGAGGGTTAGGCTGTGGAAGCCGATGGTGGAGGAGATGTACGCGGAGGAGATGAAGGACAAGGAGGAGGGgagcggcgacggcggccacTCCACGCAGCAGGCCAGTGACCTAGGGAACCCTAATCCGGTTGGGAGCTACGATGGGCGCGGAGGCGAGGGCGGCGGCGAGCAGAAGCCGACGCGGGCGCAGCTGCACCTGCACGACGCCGGCTCGCTGGCCTCCGTCGTGAGCATCGGCCGGGGCGCGGACCAGCACGGGCAGGCCCTCAACTTCGGCATAATGGACCACCTCGGCTTCGACCCGTACGAGGCGGCCGCGGCCGGGTTCGGCGGCAACGGCGTGTCGCTCACGCTGGGCCTTCAGCACCAGCAGCAGCAGTACCATGGACATGGAGGCGTGAACGTAGCCGCATTCGCCGCCGCGTCCCCGTCGGCCTCCACGGCGCACGGCGGCGCCGCCGAGTACCTGTTCATGGCCGGCGACCAGCAGTTGGGCGGAGGCGTGCACTCCTCTAACAGTGGCCAGTATGGGGCCGGCATGCCGTCAGACGCCGACGCAGCGGCGTCGCAGCAGTACCATCGGGGGCTGAGCGCCACCGGGTTCCACCTCCTCCGCGACCTTGCCGGGTGA